The genomic window AGGTTGATAGAATGGATTGTGCTCCATatgataaaaaaattaaagctgATTGCAATTGCAACAtcctttttaatattattattaattattattattatttcttgatGAATAAAAGAGGCTCTTTAGAGGATCAGTGCTGAAATCAGGTTGCTTACCTGGAgcttcaaacttatttttgcttatCTTACACACATGTATTGATTTCACTCTTATCTTGGTGAATCGACCACGATCACCTCCAGGTTATTGTTGAAGAGAACTTTCCCGTCAGCTTCGCGAGAACAAGCCGGATCTCTCAGTAACTTGATGACATCGGCTTTTAGTTGCGGTGAGGCTGTTTGGCTGAAGCGATCTACCTCAGTGAGAAAGTCGAGCAGCAGTTCTCCACTTTGATCACCCTCTGAGAAACACTCTGTGATATCCATTTCTGAAGGCAGCGTGTAGCTCTTGTATTGCACTCCCCCCGAGTCTAGGATGCGTTTCACATCTGCCGTGGTCACACACTGACTGATTTCACAGACGCTGATCTGACCCCTAAATGTCTGCCACAACTTTCCCCAAccactctcacctgaaaaacagATCATATTGAAGATGTCAGTCTACAGCTATAATaaaaaacttgacttgactcattATTCTATATTATCGAGATGCAGCTGTAGAGTAAATATTAGGACAGACCATAAAGTGCACAGAGAGATTAGATCCCTTACCAGACACCAGAATAATGAGAAGCTTCCCATTTTTTTCAAGGAGACTTCGAAAGAATCCGATGGTGGCTTCAACATCCTTGACATAGTAGAGCATCTGTCGATTTTACAAATCAAATCAACGAGCTTCACATTTGGATTCATAAAATGCCAACAAACGAACAGATTTTGTGAACTTTTCCTCAGCACTAACCTGAATCATGTGAATAAAATCAGCCTTCTTTGTCATCTCCTTTAACTTCCATTGTTCCTCAAACTCAGAGGAAGTCATCTTGTTCCACTTAAATGTGAT from Syngnathus scovelli strain Florida chromosome 8, RoL_Ssco_1.2, whole genome shotgun sequence includes these protein-coding regions:
- the hnmt gene encoding histamine N-methyltransferase — translated: MASPLRSLVYDDNRYQKAFHLFLERSSEHQCMKDFIHNILPDIVSSIGNGKPHLNVIGVGSGDGRIDMEMFSELHLKHPGVTVDYEVVEPSSQQLHSYKVLVSQKSDLDYITFKWNKMTSSEFEEQWKLKEMTKKADFIHMIQMLYYVKDVEATIGFFRSLLEKNGKLLIILVSGESGWGKLWQTFRGQISVCEISQCVTTADVKRILDSGGVQYKSYTLPSEMDITECFSEGDQSGELLLDFLTEVDRFSQTASPQLKADVIKLLRDPACSREADGKVLFNNNLEVIVVDSPR